The following coding sequences are from one Natranaerobius trueperi window:
- the arsB gene encoding ACR3 family arsenite efflux transporter gives MSFFERYLTVWVGLCIILGLILGETFPQLSQVFEAFEIQGYPVIVAIALFLMIYPIMVQTDFKEIIRAGKSVKPLTTTLILNWLVKPFTMAFIAWLFFRVFLSDFVGYEMGSEIMGGMILLGIAPCTAMVLVWGYLSRGNMGHVVVMVAINSLTMVVLYGPLAVLLLPVADVPVPLGRVAFGVLAYVGIPLVAGYFTRKIMLETKGEKAFEEFTNKLHYVSPAALLFTIVAIVTPQSSIVLSNPLLVLFILIPLTIQIIVIFGVGYFASKKLGLTYDDAAPTAQIAASNHFEVAIAMAITLFGIDSGATLAAVTGMLIEVPVMLLLVQICLKTQHWFPKSRD, from the coding sequence GGGTTGTGTATAATTTTAGGATTAATTTTAGGAGAAACTTTCCCACAACTTTCACAAGTATTTGAGGCCTTTGAAATTCAAGGGTATCCTGTAATTGTTGCAATTGCACTTTTTCTTATGATTTATCCTATTATGGTACAGACAGATTTTAAAGAAATTATCAGGGCAGGTAAATCTGTTAAACCTTTAACCACAACTTTAATTTTAAATTGGCTTGTTAAGCCATTTACTATGGCATTTATAGCTTGGTTATTTTTCCGAGTGTTTTTAAGTGATTTTGTGGGCTATGAAATGGGAAGTGAAATTATGGGGGGAATGATTCTCCTAGGAATAGCTCCTTGTACAGCTATGGTTCTAGTTTGGGGTTACCTATCTAGAGGTAATATGGGTCATGTGGTTGTGATGGTTGCTATTAACTCCTTGACAATGGTAGTTCTTTACGGACCTCTAGCAGTTCTCTTATTACCAGTTGCAGATGTACCAGTACCACTTGGTAGAGTAGCATTCGGTGTTTTAGCATATGTAGGAATTCCATTGGTAGCAGGATATTTCACTAGAAAAATAATGCTAGAAACAAAAGGAGAAAAAGCCTTTGAGGAGTTTACTAATAAGCTTCATTACGTATCACCAGCAGCGTTATTGTTTACAATTGTAGCTATAGTAACTCCGCAATCAAGTATTGTACTTTCTAACCCATTATTAGTACTTTTCATTTTAATTCCGTTAACCATTCAAATCATAGTTATTTTCGGTGTGGGTTACTTTGCATCGAAAAAACTTGGTTTAACCTATGATGATGCTGCACCAACAGCTCAAATAGCAGCAAGTAATCACTTTGAAGTTGCTATCGCTATGGCGATAACACTTTTTGGTATAGATTCTGGAGCGACTCTTGCGGCTGTAACAGGGATGTTGATTGAGGTACCTGTAATGTTACTATTAGTACAAATTTGTTTAAAAACACAACATTGGTTTCCTAAATCTAGAGACTAA
- a CDS encoding acetyl-CoA hydrolase/transferase family protein — protein MGKEPLTKDRKEKTQPYYHLGAVTETERVLNKRLLDKITDPKTAAKLIENGMTVATSGFTPSGYPKEIPLALASRIKNDCEFSINLFTGASVGKELDSSLTKKNSISRRFPYQTNKEIRDKINQRRIHYEDIHLSQFTQEVRYGYFGNIDVAIIEAVKITPEGYIIPTTSVGATPTFCHLADNIIVEINTTKPLFLEGIHDIYLPNDPPDREPIPIMTPKDKIGTPYIKIDPNKIKAIVFSDKQDENIPFAPANQVSQDIAYHLISFLKKEVLQGRLPENLLPIQSGVGEVANAILKGLLDSPFKNLTLYSEVIQDSVLDLLDHRTIDFASSTSLTLSKEGFNKLYNNINKYKDQIVLRSQEISNHPEIIRRLGSIAINTAIEADIFGNVNSTNIMGTQMVNGIGGSGDFARNSSLSIFTTPSIAKDGHISTIVPMVSHVDHTEHDVKVIVTEQGLADLRGLSPIEKAESIIENCAHPSFKPQLRKYLTNGTKQVGHTPHILENALDWHINFLKSGSMKD, from the coding sequence ATGGGTAAAGAACCCCTCACTAAAGATCGTAAAGAAAAAACACAGCCCTACTACCATTTAGGGGCTGTAACAGAGACTGAAAGAGTTTTGAATAAACGATTATTAGATAAAATCACTGACCCAAAAACAGCTGCTAAACTGATAGAAAATGGCATGACTGTTGCAACTAGTGGTTTTACACCTTCTGGTTATCCAAAGGAGATACCCTTAGCTTTAGCATCTCGTATTAAAAACGATTGTGAATTCTCTATCAACCTATTTACAGGTGCATCTGTTGGGAAAGAATTAGATTCTTCACTAACTAAAAAAAACTCTATAAGTCGTAGATTTCCCTATCAAACTAATAAAGAGATTAGAGATAAAATAAACCAAAGAAGAATACATTATGAAGATATTCACCTGAGTCAATTTACTCAGGAAGTTCGTTATGGTTATTTTGGAAATATCGATGTAGCAATTATTGAAGCAGTAAAAATAACACCTGAAGGTTATATTATTCCTACTACATCAGTAGGTGCAACCCCTACTTTTTGTCATCTTGCAGATAATATTATTGTTGAAATTAATACAACTAAACCTCTATTTTTAGAGGGTATCCATGATATCTACTTACCAAATGATCCTCCAGATAGAGAACCTATTCCTATAATGACCCCAAAAGATAAAATAGGGACCCCTTATATTAAAATAGATCCAAATAAGATTAAAGCAATAGTCTTTTCAGACAAACAAGATGAAAATATCCCCTTTGCTCCTGCTAATCAAGTTAGTCAAGATATAGCTTATCATCTTATTTCTTTTCTAAAAAAGGAAGTATTACAGGGAAGACTACCTGAAAATTTACTTCCCATCCAATCTGGAGTAGGTGAAGTAGCTAATGCTATTTTAAAAGGATTGTTAGATTCCCCATTCAAAAATCTCACCCTTTATTCAGAAGTTATTCAAGACTCAGTATTAGATCTTTTAGATCATAGAACTATAGATTTTGCCTCAAGTACTTCACTAACTTTATCCAAAGAAGGTTTTAATAAACTTTATAATAATATTAATAAATATAAAGATCAAATCGTACTTCGATCACAAGAAATAAGTAATCACCCAGAAATTATTAGAAGACTTGGATCAATAGCTATAAATACTGCAATTGAAGCAGATATATTTGGTAATGTAAATTCTACTAATATAATGGGAACTCAAATGGTTAACGGAATCGGCGGTTCTGGAGATTTTGCTAGAAATAGTTCTTTAAGTATCTTTACTACACCTTCCATTGCAAAAGATGGACATATTTCTACCATCGTTCCAATGGTTTCGCATGTTGATCATACAGAGCATGATGTCAAGGTTATTGTAACAGAACAAGGGCTTGCAGACTTAAGAGGGTTAAGTCCAATAGAAAAAGCAGAATCCATTATAGAAAACTGTGCTCATCCAAGTTTCAAACCTCAACTTCGAAAGTACTTAACTAATGGAACAAAGCAAGTAGGTCATACCCCTCACATATTAGAAAATGCTTTAGATTGGCATATTAACTTCTTAAAATCAGGAAGTATGAAAGACTAA
- a CDS encoding alanine/glycine:cation symporter family protein, producing MELLLSINETLNDIVWGPPFLILLVGTGLYLTIRLGFFQFTHFGTSWKETILERIQKKDSVEGGAITGFQAISSAMAATIGIGNIAGVATALHMGGPGALFWMWITALVGMATKFGEAALGVKYREQKEDGSYTGGVMVYIKNGLGKKWMWLGFLYALFAGLAAFGIGNMVQSNEVAEAVADDFGVPMWITGVIAAALVGLVIIGGIRRIAQVAEILVPIMTVLYVFGALVIILLHLPAVPSAFADIFVGAFNPSAAGGGAAGAGIMIAIRYGVARGIFSNEAGLGAASIVHAQARNTPAKQGLWGIWEVFIDTIVVGTMTALVIIVTGALETGETGAVLTSQAFGMGIPGGSIFITLAIMIFAYTTMLTWSFYGEKSWEFIFGEKIRYPYRFIFVLLIIIGSVGALEVVWSFADTMNGLMAAPNLIALLALGGVLAKEKNKYINNELDK from the coding sequence GTGGAACTTTTACTAAGTATTAATGAAACTTTGAATGATATTGTTTGGGGGCCTCCTTTTCTTATCTTACTAGTTGGTACGGGTTTATATTTAACTATTAGACTAGGATTTTTTCAATTTACTCATTTCGGTACGTCTTGGAAAGAAACTATCCTAGAAAGAATTCAAAAGAAAGATTCAGTTGAAGGTGGGGCAATAACCGGGTTTCAGGCAATAAGTTCAGCAATGGCGGCTACTATTGGTATAGGAAATATAGCAGGTGTTGCTACTGCGTTACACATGGGCGGTCCTGGAGCACTATTTTGGATGTGGATTACTGCTCTTGTAGGTATGGCTACTAAGTTTGGAGAAGCAGCTTTGGGTGTTAAGTATCGTGAACAGAAAGAAGATGGATCGTACACTGGTGGAGTTATGGTATATATTAAAAATGGGCTAGGGAAGAAATGGATGTGGCTTGGCTTTTTATATGCTTTATTTGCTGGGTTAGCAGCTTTTGGTATCGGTAATATGGTACAATCAAATGAAGTAGCAGAAGCAGTAGCTGATGATTTTGGTGTTCCGATGTGGATCACTGGAGTAATAGCTGCAGCTTTAGTTGGATTAGTTATTATAGGTGGAATAAGAAGGATTGCACAAGTTGCTGAGATATTAGTTCCTATAATGACAGTACTTTATGTTTTTGGAGCACTTGTAATTATACTATTACATTTACCAGCAGTACCGAGTGCTTTTGCTGATATATTTGTGGGAGCATTTAATCCTTCAGCAGCCGGTGGTGGTGCAGCCGGAGCAGGTATTATGATAGCAATACGTTATGGTGTTGCTAGAGGTATCTTCTCAAACGAAGCTGGATTAGGTGCAGCTTCAATAGTACACGCTCAAGCTAGAAATACTCCAGCTAAACAAGGATTGTGGGGTATATGGGAAGTATTTATTGATACAATTGTAGTAGGAACTATGACTGCATTAGTTATTATAGTTACTGGTGCTTTAGAAACAGGCGAAACTGGTGCAGTTCTTACATCTCAAGCTTTTGGGATGGGAATACCGGGTGGAAGTATATTCATTACCTTAGCTATAATGATTTTTGCCTATACTACTATGCTTACTTGGTCCTTTTATGGTGAAAAAAGTTGGGAATTTATCTTTGGGGAAAAAATTCGATATCCATATAGATTTATATTTGTATTATTGATTATTATAGGCTCTGTTGGGGCTCTTGAAGTAGTTTGGAGTTTTGCTGATACAATGAATGGATTAATGGCAGCACCTAACTTAATAGCTTTATTAGCTTTAGGTGGAGTATTAGCTAAGGAAAAGAATAAGTATATAAATAATGAATTAGATAAATAA
- a CDS encoding peptidylprolyl isomerase — protein MKKVIIETNKGTMVAELYEQDAPNTVENFVNLIKDNFYDGLTFHRVIPNFVIQGGCPLGSGTGGPGYTIKCETENNPNKHERGTLSMAHAGKDTGGSQFFICHSPQPHLDGRHTVFGKVIEGLDVIDNIIKGDEMKQVTIEE, from the coding sequence ATGAAAAAAGTGATTATTGAAACTAACAAAGGTACTATGGTAGCAGAATTATATGAACAGGATGCTCCTAATACTGTTGAAAACTTTGTTAACTTAATTAAAGATAATTTTTATGATGGTTTAACTTTTCATCGGGTAATACCTAATTTTGTTATTCAAGGTGGATGTCCCTTAGGATCAGGTACAGGAGGACCAGGGTATACAATTAAATGCGAGACTGAAAATAACCCTAATAAACATGAAAGAGGTACTCTTTCTATGGCTCATGCAGGAAAAGATACAGGAGGAAGTCAGTTCTTTATATGTCATAGTCCACAGCCTCATTTAGATGGAAGACATACGGTTTTTGGAAAAGTAATAGAAGGGTTAGATGTAATAGATAACATAATTAAAGGTGATGAAATGAAACAAGTTACCATTGAAGAATAA
- a CDS encoding cobalamin-dependent protein (Presence of a B(12) (cobalamin)-binding domain implies dependence on cobalamin itself, in one of its several forms, or in some unusual lineages, dependence on a cobalamin-like analog.), which translates to MSFFSIPLKELRKLHNISQTYLANQLGLSQTSIGNYEKGIRFPNQQVLAQLTDYFQVSYDYLLGNDDSTNQRSKSHIEFSSDGLKFLEFLLHRKQEKAKELVLNIASSKENIQKIFFNILLPTIKEAGDMWGRHELELYNVYYISSVTKEIIYKLQPYVFHYSKDKRDKTLLAISYTCEQHDIGIRVFCELMRLKGWEIYFIEGDLPASEYTNMIKEFHIDLVIITATMQFNITTVEAIVKRIKDNTQVKVLVGGPAFNTNWKLWKQVNADSCAADLHSAIKLANRLVN; encoded by the coding sequence ATGTCATTTTTCAGCATTCCACTCAAAGAGCTAAGAAAACTACATAATATTAGTCAAACATATTTAGCTAATCAATTAGGGCTTAGTCAAACCTCTATTGGAAATTATGAAAAAGGTATTAGGTTTCCAAATCAACAGGTACTGGCTCAGTTAACTGATTATTTCCAAGTATCTTATGATTATTTATTAGGAAATGATGATTCTACAAATCAAAGATCTAAATCACATATAGAATTTTCAAGTGATGGGTTAAAGTTTTTAGAATTTTTATTACACAGAAAACAAGAAAAGGCTAAAGAGCTTGTCTTAAATATAGCTTCGAGTAAAGAAAACATTCAGAAAATATTTTTTAATATTCTTTTACCAACAATTAAAGAAGCTGGTGACATGTGGGGTCGCCATGAATTAGAATTATATAATGTTTACTATATTAGTTCAGTAACTAAAGAAATCATCTATAAACTACAGCCTTATGTATTTCATTATTCTAAAGATAAAAGAGATAAAACTTTACTAGCTATCTCTTATACATGTGAACAACACGATATTGGGATAAGAGTTTTCTGTGAATTAATGAGATTAAAGGGATGGGAAATCTATTTTATAGAAGGCGATCTTCCGGCTAGTGAATATACAAATATGATAAAAGAGTTTCATATTGATTTAGTAATTATTACAGCAACTATGCAGTTTAATATCACAACAGTAGAAGCTATAGTTAAGAGAATTAAGGATAATACACAAGTTAAAGTGTTAGTTGGAGGACCTGCCTTTAATACTAATTGGAAACTCTGGAAACAAGTAAACGCTGATAGTTGTGCCGCTGACTTACATTCTGCTATCAAATTAGCTAATAGGTTGGTTAATTAA
- a CDS encoding methyl-accepting chemotaxis protein: MSFNKLSVFSIKNKITICFIIVTILATASLATMLILRNNRFIEEEAITEIENDLETFELLLEQEANILRTGYEVISNNDEIISNFSNKDREEINDRLSNIYNDLKSELGTTTLELHNSDLETFYRAHNPSQYGDSQGDRLLLQEVKQTESVEQAFDEGETGFALRVAGPIYDENDNFIGILEIGRTIDSDLLDNIQTNIGSDLTLFQGDTRIATTITDESGERLEGTSIDNTNVIDQIVEEQETFSGRIENVDDVTDNYGAYAPMTGANGESIGMFYAGTSTEPYDNQIREEMIGAITTALIIVIIVAIVSYIIARRIAKPIIEVVKVSRQVADGNLNVSLTESSSRDEIATLKSSFKKMTDNLQEMISQVQESSQQLAASSEELSANTDETTKSIEQVSETAQDLAEGATNQKNHTEKTLETTRNFSAKLQEMAASFEEISATAQETGDKAYKGNDNMNQAMYEMKEINQATEHVANNIEQLKDHSSEISQIVDLINEISEQTNLLALNANIEAARAGEHGKGFAVVADEIRKLAEESKEATEKVTGIITEIQSKTDDVVESMYENKEKVESGTQVVTGGADNFKSIAESINEISNRIEETTFTAESLSSSSEQIVNALKEIEEITERVNSLSDNLAASSEEQASAADEVSSTSDSLAELGDQLQSITNKFNT; the protein is encoded by the coding sequence TTGAGCTTTAATAAATTAAGTGTTTTCAGTATTAAGAACAAAATTACTATATGTTTTATAATTGTAACTATATTAGCTACAGCTTCTTTAGCAACAATGCTTATTTTACGTAATAACCGTTTTATTGAAGAAGAAGCTATTACAGAAATTGAAAATGATTTAGAGACTTTTGAACTCTTACTAGAACAAGAGGCAAATATTTTAAGAACTGGATATGAAGTGATCTCTAATAATGATGAAATAATATCTAATTTTAGTAATAAAGATAGAGAAGAAATTAACGACAGATTATCTAATATTTATAATGATTTAAAATCAGAATTAGGCACTACCACTCTAGAACTTCATAACTCTGATTTAGAGACTTTCTATAGAGCTCATAATCCAAGTCAATATGGTGATAGTCAAGGGGATAGATTGTTACTTCAAGAGGTTAAACAAACAGAAAGTGTAGAACAAGCTTTTGATGAAGGTGAAACTGGTTTTGCCTTAAGAGTGGCTGGACCGATATACGATGAGAATGACAATTTTATTGGAATATTAGAAATAGGAAGAACTATTGATAGTGATTTATTAGATAATATTCAAACAAATATAGGAAGTGACTTAACACTTTTTCAAGGTGATACAAGGATAGCTACAACAATCACGGATGAATCAGGTGAAAGATTAGAAGGGACAAGTATTGATAATACAAATGTTATCGATCAGATTGTAGAAGAACAAGAAACTTTTTCAGGAAGAATAGAAAATGTGGATGATGTAACAGATAATTATGGTGCTTATGCACCTATGACAGGAGCAAATGGTGAAAGTATAGGTATGTTTTATGCCGGTACATCAACAGAACCATATGATAACCAAATTAGAGAGGAAATGATAGGAGCTATAACCACAGCATTAATAATTGTCATTATTGTAGCTATAGTTTCTTATATAATTGCTCGACGTATTGCTAAACCTATCATTGAAGTAGTTAAAGTATCTCGTCAAGTAGCTGATGGAAATTTAAATGTTTCTTTGACAGAAAGTTCTAGTCGAGATGAAATAGCTACTTTAAAGAGCTCATTTAAGAAAATGACTGACAATTTACAAGAGATGATCTCACAGGTACAAGAAAGCTCTCAACAGTTAGCTGCATCTTCAGAAGAACTTAGTGCAAATACAGATGAGACTACAAAGAGTATTGAGCAGGTGTCAGAAACAGCTCAAGATTTAGCAGAAGGAGCAACTAATCAGAAAAATCATACTGAAAAAACTTTAGAAACTACTCGTAATTTTTCAGCCAAGCTACAAGAAATGGCTGCATCTTTTGAAGAAATATCTGCTACAGCTCAAGAAACTGGTGATAAAGCATATAAAGGAAACGACAATATGAATCAAGCTATGTATGAAATGAAAGAGATTAATCAAGCAACAGAACATGTAGCTAATAATATTGAACAGTTAAAAGATCATTCAAGTGAGATTAGTCAAATAGTTGACTTAATTAATGAAATTTCAGAGCAGACTAATCTACTAGCTCTAAATGCAAATATAGAAGCGGCTAGAGCTGGAGAGCATGGGAAGGGGTTTGCAGTAGTAGCTGATGAAATCAGAAAGTTAGCAGAAGAGTCTAAAGAAGCTACAGAAAAAGTAACTGGAATAATTACAGAAATACAATCTAAAACTGATGATGTAGTAGAGTCAATGTATGAAAATAAAGAAAAAGTTGAGTCTGGAACTCAGGTGGTAACAGGAGGAGCAGATAACTTCAAATCTATAGCAGAATCAATAAATGAAATATCTAATAGAATAGAAGAAACTACTTTTACAGCAGAGTCACTGTCTTCTTCGAGTGAACAGATTGTTAATGCCCTAAAAGAAATAGAAGAGATAACAGAGAGAGTAAATTCCCTTTCAGATAATTTAGCAGCTAGTTCAGAAGAACAGGCTTCTGCTGCAGATGAAGTATCTAGTACATCAGATTCACTAGCTGAGTTAGGTGATCAGTTACAAAGCATCACTAACAAGTTTAATACTTAG
- a CDS encoding PAS domain S-box protein: MSCHSIQTIDNQVMKTILDNTQDAIFFISVEGNKTFRYLRANKEFENKVGVSLNDLKGKTPYELFNKQEADYVLNKYLQCCEIKDEVSYEKTLDLSWGKGKFTTKLSPIIENNKVVKIIGISRDITDYKNIEELTKAKEKLEKENKHYKSLLDTQSDIVVRWRPDATITYVNKAHCDLMGMDKEEILGKQWFEFIPDDSKEELRNAYFDIIKNPRKVSYEHPEIGAGGKIYWQHKLVYPIFDHNGELVEFQSVGRDITESKWMQIRKQSQNQVLTALTKRDSLNNILELIVRWLENEDRKAIGAVMLLDESKEYLYCKTAPNLPRFFRKLLEGIKVKDGSLSCGTAAYKGKRVIVDDIEKHPYWADFHKIIDKVDIRSCWSEPVFSSEGDVIGTFAIYLNEPYTPTNHDLERLKIAADLVSLAVTHKMSEEKLKLNERKFKSFVENASDIVLTVNDKGVITYVSPNWKQLLGHNPTEVIGKTADEFIHPEDLETFFKKLKKLIETGNLDEEVEYRIKHKNGTWKWHASTINILGQNKENTDLLGIARDVTERKQAEEKIRYLSFHDNLTGLYNRAYLEEKMKKFDTETHLPLSVIMIDLNGLKLVNDTYGHFPGDNMLKSAAKVLKDSSRKDDFIARWGGDEFVILLPNTSKEDANKVCKRIFENCKKVYVKNVPISLAVGTATKSNIGKDLKLTLKEAEDKMYKQKLAVSQSARSTVLKTLIKTLESKSFETKIHTQCMEKAAFKIGKKLDLSDSELKRLSLLISLHDIGKINIPEEVLTKKEPLTQKERESIKKHPITGYRIALATEEFSHIAEEILNHHERWDGSGYPNGNKGEDIPLLARITSIVDAYEVMTNGRPYKKTLTQQEIKAELKRCAGTQFDPRLVKTFLEVLED; encoded by the coding sequence ATGTCTTGTCACAGCATTCAAACTATAGATAATCAAGTGATGAAAACCATACTTGATAATACTCAAGACGCTATCTTTTTTATTAGTGTAGAAGGTAATAAGACTTTTCGTTATCTTAGAGCAAACAAAGAGTTTGAAAATAAAGTAGGTGTTAGTTTAAATGATCTAAAAGGAAAAACACCTTATGAACTTTTTAATAAACAAGAAGCTGATTATGTATTAAATAAATACTTACAATGCTGTGAGATAAAAGATGAAGTTTCATATGAAAAGACTTTAGACTTATCTTGGGGAAAAGGTAAGTTTACTACTAAACTTTCACCTATCATAGAAAATAATAAAGTTGTTAAAATAATTGGTATTTCAAGGGATATAACAGATTATAAAAACATTGAAGAACTTACAAAAGCTAAAGAAAAATTAGAAAAAGAAAATAAACATTATAAGTCTCTTCTTGATACTCAATCAGATATAGTAGTCAGGTGGCGACCAGATGCTACTATCACATATGTCAATAAAGCTCATTGTGATCTAATGGGGATGGATAAAGAAGAAATTTTAGGTAAACAATGGTTTGAATTTATTCCGGATGATAGTAAAGAGGAATTAAGAAATGCATATTTTGATATTATTAAAAACCCTAGAAAAGTTTCTTATGAACATCCAGAAATAGGGGCTGGTGGTAAGATATATTGGCAACATAAACTAGTTTATCCTATTTTTGATCACAATGGAGAACTAGTTGAGTTTCAATCTGTAGGACGTGATATAACAGAGAGCAAATGGATGCAAATTAGAAAACAAAGTCAAAATCAAGTGTTAACTGCTTTAACTAAAAGAGATTCATTAAATAATATTTTAGAACTTATTGTAAGATGGTTAGAAAACGAAGATCGAAAGGCTATAGGAGCGGTTATGCTACTAGATGAATCAAAAGAATATCTGTACTGTAAAACAGCCCCTAATCTACCTAGGTTTTTTAGAAAACTTCTTGAAGGTATTAAAGTAAAAGACGGGTCTTTATCTTGCGGTACTGCTGCATATAAGGGAAAACGCGTAATTGTAGATGATATAGAAAAACATCCTTATTGGGCTGACTTCCACAAAATTATAGATAAGGTAGATATAAGATCTTGTTGGTCAGAACCTGTATTTTCATCTGAAGGTGACGTAATAGGAACCTTTGCTATTTATCTTAACGAACCCTATACTCCGACTAACCATGACCTAGAACGACTTAAAATAGCAGCTGACCTTGTTAGTTTAGCTGTTACCCATAAAATGTCAGAAGAAAAACTTAAACTTAACGAACGAAAATTTAAAAGTTTTGTAGAAAATGCAAGCGATATAGTTCTTACAGTAAATGATAAAGGAGTAATTACTTATGTTTCACCTAACTGGAAACAACTATTAGGACATAACCCAACAGAGGTAATTGGTAAAACAGCAGATGAGTTTATCCATCCTGAAGATTTAGAAACTTTTTTCAAAAAACTAAAAAAATTAATAGAGACCGGGAACCTAGATGAGGAAGTTGAGTACAGAATTAAACATAAAAACGGAACCTGGAAGTGGCATGCTTCAACTATTAATATTCTTGGACAAAATAAGGAAAATACTGATTTATTAGGGATAGCAAGAGATGTTACAGAACGTAAACAAGCTGAAGAAAAAATACGGTATTTAAGCTTTCATGATAATCTTACAGGACTTTATAATAGAGCTTATCTAGAAGAAAAAATGAAAAAATTTGATACTGAAACTCACTTACCATTAAGTGTTATAATGATCGATCTAAATGGTCTTAAACTAGTAAATGATACTTATGGCCATTTTCCTGGTGATAATATGTTAAAAAGTGCAGCTAAAGTATTGAAAGATTCTTCACGTAAAGACGATTTTATAGCTCGCTGGGGCGGAGATGAATTTGTTATCTTGTTACCTAACACTTCAAAGGAAGATGCGAATAAAGTCTGTAAAAGAATTTTTGAAAATTGTAAGAAAGTTTATGTCAAAAATGTACCTATCTCTTTAGCAGTGGGTACTGCTACAAAGAGTAATATAGGCAAAGATTTAAAACTAACTCTAAAAGAAGCAGAAGATAAAATGTATAAACAAAAGCTAGCTGTTAGTCAAAGTGCTAGAAGTACAGTTTTAAAGACTCTCATAAAAACCTTAGAATCTAAAAGCTTTGAAACTAAAATACATACTCAATGTATGGAAAAGGCTGCATTCAAAATTGGTAAAAAGTTAGATCTTTCAGATTCAGAACTCAAAAGGTTAAGCTTACTTATCTCTTTACATGATATCGGTAAAATAAATATACCAGAAGAAGTATTAACTAAAAAAGAACCTTTAACCCAAAAAGAAAGAGAAAGTATAAAAAAACATCCAATTACGGGTTACAGAATAGCTTTAGCAACTGAAGAGTTCTCTCATATAGCAGAAGAGATATTAAATCACCATGAACGGTGGGATGGTTCTGGTTACCCGAACGGTAATAAAGGAGAAGACATTCCTCTACTTGCAAGGATAACTTCTATAGTTGATGCTTATGAAGTAATGACAAATGGTCGACCCTACAAAAAAACCTTAACTCAACAAGAGATCAAAGCAGAACTAAAGCGTTGTGCTGGTACTCAATTTGATCCTAGGTTAGTAAAAACATTTCTAGAAGTTTTAGAAGACTAA